The genome window CCTTCATTGGCTCGCCCGACCACATGCGTTCACTTTTTTATATTTAGCTGTTTGGATCTATTTGCTGGAAAATATTCAGAGGGGAAAGAATGTGCCCGCCTGGATCCTTGGGCTCATCATGCTGCTCTGGGCGAATACACACGGCGCATTCATCGCCGGGTTTGCAGCATGGGGAGCATATACCGCAGGCCATATACTCGAATCTTTGATACAAAAACAATGGCGGGAAAAAGAGCTGAAAACCTGGCTACGCATTGGGCTGCTTTCATTTATAGCGACCTTATTTAACCCGCACGGCATCCGCCTTTGGATGACAAGCTTTGGCTTCATAGGAAACACCTATCTGGTCAGCCATACTCAGGAATACCAATCCATAAACTTCCATACCCCTGGCTCGCTGCCGTTCCTGCTGATGATCTTCCTCTCAATCCTCGCTTTAAGCCTTAAGCAGCATCGCCTGCCCGCAAGTCACGCCCTGCTGCTCGCAGGCTGGACAATTATGGGACTCTATAGCGCGCGCAACATTCCACTGTATGTGATTGCCGCCGCGCCGATTCTGACAGAGACACTATTGAATTCCATCTCAAAATCACGCTGGATGGCCGTTGAATCAAAGCTTTTGAAAATCGACCGGTCTGTTCGAGGAGCGCTCTGGCCGCTGCTGTGTGTGGGGCTGGCAATAATTCTATTAAGTACCAAGCCGCTTCAGGCGTACGATAGATACGATCCGTCCGTATTTCCGGTGAATGCCGTCAACTGGTTGATTGAAAATCCACAGGAAGGCCGTATATTTAATCACTTCCCCTGGGGAGGATATTTGCTTTATCGCACATGGCCTGATCAATTGGTATTTATAGATGGTCAAACCGATTTCTATGGTGAGGCCCTTACAAGGGAATACGAGCAAGTCATCAGTCTGTCCAACAAATGGGATAGTGTCCTGGAAAAATATCAAATTTCCATCGTCATCATGCCAACAGGATCCGCCCTCGAAACTACATTGCTTCAACAGGACGATTGGCTCATTATTTATCAAGATGACACTGGCACTATTCTAAAAAAAGATGCGGAATAAAACAAAACTCATTCTGGTTTTTTTGCTTGCCTTGACTCTTCGGTTGGCCGGTGTTGCTTCGCGACCCATTTGGTACGACGAGACTTTTTCGATCCTTTTTGCAGAACAAGGACCCGCCGCAGTCCTCAGTGGGACGCTTACACCTGACGCAGACTCGGCCACTGCAGAAGAGCATCCACCTGCGTTTTATTTCACACTGTGGGCTTGGATTCAAGTATTTGGAAACTCGCTCATTTCTGTCCGAATACTTCCCATCCTTTTGTCACTCGGAATTGTCCTTTTCATTTACGTGATTGCGAGTCGGTTATTTGAGCCGCCCACCGCGCTTATCGCTGCGTTTCTCGCTGCCATCCTGCCATTTCAAATCCACTACGGGCAGGAAATCCGCATGTATGTTTTGCTAACCTTCTGGCTATGCCTGGCAACTTATGCCTTCCTCAAGCGCCAGTGGATTTTATTCAGCATCGCCGCCGCCCTCGCCCAATACACGCACAACCTGGCAGCCTTTTATTTGCTTCCGCTTGCTCTCTCGCCCGTTTTTGAGCGGGATTGGAAAACGCTTCGCTCTTTAATTTGGGCCGGGCTTGCTGCAATCACCATTAGACCTCTTGCATAAGTGTGCCATAATAGGCACATGAACTATAAGACAATCGCACATCTCAAAGGTAGTGACTTCAAACGGCTAACTGGCGTCCAGCGCGAAACCTTCGAGCAGATGCTCACAGTCATTGAGAAAGGGCTGCGAGACTTCGGGAGACCGCCAAAACTGAGCCGAGCCGATCAGTTGTTGATGACCTTGATGTACTGGCGAGAATATCGCACAGAATTTCATATTGCGCAATCCTATGGTGTCAGTGAAGCAACCGTTTGCCGCACCATTCGCAAGGTAGAGGAGGCCTTAGTCCGTTCAAAAAAGTTTCGTTTGCCTGGCAAAAAGGCACTCCAAGCCAGTGACACGGTGTTCGAGGTAGTGCTGGTTGATGTCAGCGAACAGCCAGTGGAACGTCCAAAAAAAGCCAAAAACGGCATTACAGTGGCAAAAAGAAGCGTCACACCCAAAAAGCGCAGGTGATGGCTGATCGAAAAAGTACCCAAATCATAACCACCGCCTTTAGTCATGGAAGCAAACACGACTTCCAACTGTTCAAAGACGATGCCTGTGAGTTCTCTGAACATCTGCGTATTCTGGCAGATGCGGGCTATCAAGGATTGATGGAGTTTCATCAGAACAGTCAAACACCCTTCAAGAAATCCAAATACCATGCTCTGACGAAACGAGAGAAACAGAGCAATCGAAGCTTGGCACGGAAACGGATTGTGATTGAGC of Anaerolineales bacterium contains these proteins:
- a CDS encoding glycosyltransferase family 39 protein, which codes for MRNKTKLILVFLLALTLRLAGVASRPIWYDETFSILFAEQGPAAVLSGTLTPDADSATAEEHPPAFYFTLWAWIQVFGNSLISVRILPILLSLGIVLFIYVIASRLFEPPTALIAAFLAAILPFQIHYGQEIRMYVLLTFWLCLATYAFLKRQWILFSIAAALAQYTHNLAAFYLLPLALSPVFERDWKTLRSLIWAGLAAITIRPLA
- a CDS encoding IS5 family transposase (programmed frameshift), which codes for MNYKTIAHLKGSDFKRLTGVQRETFEQMLTVIEKGLRDFGRPPKLSRADQLLMTLMYWREYRTEFHIAQSYGVSEATVCRTIRKVEEALVRSKKFRLPGKKALQASDTVFEVVLVDVSEQPVERPKKGQKRHYSGKKKRHTQKAQVMADRKSTQIITTAFSHGSKHDFQLFKDDACEFSEHLRILADAGYQGLMEFHQNSQTPFKKSKYHALTKREKQSNRSLARKRIVIEHIFRKLKVFRILSERYRNRRKRFALRFNLIAAIYNLELNSI